In Deltaproteobacteria bacterium, a genomic segment contains:
- a CDS encoding Rrf2 family transcriptional regulator gives MRLSAQEEYGLRCLLQVARGQEGSMTTPEIAEREGLSQAHVHKLMRLLRRGGLVKSVRGRKGGYQLARPAEQINVGTVLASLGDSFYPAGFCDQHKGVERTCVRNSDCSIRSLWIAVDQAVQRALQSTKLSDLLRSEPEMAGFIHSHPELFPLRTVS, from the coding sequence ATGAGGCTCTCAGCACAAGAAGAATACGGGCTTCGTTGCCTGCTCCAGGTGGCGCGGGGGCAAGAGGGGTCCATGACGACCCCCGAGATCGCCGAGCGGGAGGGCTTGAGTCAGGCCCACGTGCACAAGCTGATGCGCCTGTTGCGGCGCGGCGGGTTGGTGAAGAGCGTCCGCGGCCGCAAGGGAGGCTACCAGCTCGCCAGGCCGGCGGAGCAGATCAACGTCGGCACGGTACTCGCCTCTCTTGGCGACAGCTTTTATCCCGCCGGCTTCTGCGACCAGCACAAGGGCGTCGAGCGCACCTGCGTGCGGAACAGCGACTGCTCGATCCGCTCGCTGTGGATCGCGGTCGACCAGGCGGTGCAGCGCGCGCTGCAGAGCACGAAGCTCAGCGACCTGCTCCGCAGCGAGCCGGAGATGGCCGGCTTCATCCACTCGCATCCGGAGCTCTTTCCATTGAGGACGGTCTCGTGA